In one window of Eubalaena glacialis isolate mEubGla1 chromosome 13, mEubGla1.1.hap2.+ XY, whole genome shotgun sequence DNA:
- the CLDN4 gene encoding claudin-4 → MASMGLQVMGIVLAVLGWLGAILSCALPMWRVTAFIGSNIVTSQTIWEGLWMNCVVQSTGQMQCKVYDSLLSLPQDLQAARALIVVCIILAVLGVLLSVVGGKCTNCVEDESAKAKTMIVAGVVFLLAGLLVMVPVSWTAHNIIRDFYNPLVASGQKREMGASLYIGWAASGLLMLGGALLCCNCPPRTNKPYSAKYSVARSAPASNYV, encoded by the coding sequence ATGGCTTCCATGGGGCTGCAGGTGATGGGTATCGTTCTGGCCGTGCTGGGCTGGCTGGGCGCCATACTGAGCTGCGCGCTGCCCATGTGGCGTGTGACGGCCTTCATCGGCAGCAACATTGTCACGTCCCAGACCATCTGGGAGGGCCTGTGGATGAACTGCGTGGTGCAGAGCACGGGCCAGATGCAGTGCAAGGTGTACGACTCGCTGCTGTCGCTGCCGCAGGACCTGCAGGCGGCCCGCGCCCTCATCGTCGTCTGCATCATCTTGGCCGTGCTCGGTGTGCTGCTCTCGGTGGTGGGCGGCAAGTGCACCAACTGCGTGGAGGATGAGAGCGCCAAGGCCAAGACCATGATCGTGGCCGGCGTGGTGTTCCTGCTGGCCGGCTTGCTGGTGATGGTGCCCGTGTCCTGGACGGCCCACAATATCATCCGCGACTTTTATAACCCACTGGTGGCCTCGGGCCAGAAGCGGGAGATGGGTGCCTCGCTCTACATTGGCTGGGCCGCCTCTGGCCTGCTGATGCTCGGTGGGGCCTTGCTTTGCTGCAACTGCCCGCCCCGTACCAACAAGCCCTACTCGGCCAAGTACTCTGTCGCCCGCTCCGCCCCAGCCAGCAACTACGTGTAA